A window of Proteiniborus sp. DW1 genomic DNA:
CGAGCTTGACGAACACGATTGCCTATTAAGTTTTTCTCATTTGAATTTCTCATATTAGTCATAAAAGAATCACCTAATTATCTATTTATAAACTTGATTATAGAGCAAGTTTAATGTTATAATTTGCTTTATAAGCAAGTTTTATAAAATAATTGGGGGAATCTATATATGAATGGTGCAGAGGGACATGTAGAAGAACTAAAAGAACAACTAAACAAGCTTAGTGATGATATTAATAACTACGACTTAGAGAAGTTACTTAATATCAGTCTAGAATTAGATAAGGTTATATATGAATATGGTAGAGAAAAGCAAAGACACGGTTTTTGTGGTTGACACACTCAGATATTTTTCATGGATACATTCTAGTATCTTTGACAAATGCTGGTTTTTGTAATAAGATGTTAATAAAAAGTAAAGTGAGGAGATGGTAACAGATGAAAGCTTTGCCAAAGAAAAAGAAGGCAGTAATTGTTACTACTGTCTTGGCACTAACTATGTTTTTAACATCAGTAGCATTTGCACAAGGTACTTATAAAAACCTAAAGGCTTGGTTTGGCGATATTAAGATTTTTGTCAATAATCAGCTAGTACAAATGGATGTGAAGCCATTTATAGTTGATGGTACTACATATGTTCCTGTAAGAGCTATAAGTAATATATTTAATAAAGATATTAAATGGGATGGAGCAAATCTAAGAATAGACATTACTGACAGACCTAATCAAAATGATGCATATGTTACATATTTATCTCAACAATTAATTGAAAGACAAAATAAAATAAATGAATTAGAAACAAAAGTTGCAAAGCTAGAAGCTGAACTAGCAACTACAAAAAAAGGTTCTAAGTATACCTTTAGTCAATTGGAAGACTATCTTAATGATGAACATGGTGTATATCAGAAAATTTCATTTGATATTGAGTTATATGGAGACAAGGATGATATCGAAGTTGAAATTTATGTAGATCTTGATGATGATTATTCTAGATGGAATTCATTGACTACTTCTAAAATAGAAGGCTATATTGAAGACGTAGTTGACGATATTTTATATAATTTTAAAGATGCAGACATAACTGGATTTATAGAGGACAGCCACGAAGATGAAGTGCTTGTAGAATTCTATCTAAACTCAAAGGGGAAATTAGTAGTAGAGATTAAGGAGCACAGGTATGCATATGATATAGATGAGTTGGAAGATTATCTAAACAGAAAACATGATTACTATGGAGGCGTATATTTTGATATAACGTTATCAGGTAACAAAGACATGATTAGAGTATATGTTGAGACTGATGATGACGATTTAGACTATTTAAAAAAATATGAAATAGAAGATTACCTAGAGAAGTTATATTCAGAAATAGTATATGAATACTCATATGTTGATGTGTATGGATATATTAAAGATGATTATACAAAATATTATTTTGATTTCGATTCAAGAGGAAATGTACATATGGAGGAGAACTAATATATCAAGTTAATAACTAGTAGGTTTGTGGACACAAATTAAGACTAGAATAAGCTAGGGCAGATATTAAATGGATATTTTCTTTTGATTTTAATGAGATAGTTTTCACTTTATATGTTTTTCTAAATCGAAAGTAAATATAGTGAACCAATTCTTAGAGATTTGGTTCACTTTTCTATGTAAAGCCAAGCAAATTGCTTGGCCAGTTGTAGAAGTAAATACTATTAATATATAGATTGAAGTGCTAAGTCAATCTATATTTAAAGTTTATACCAAATTGGTTATGTAATCAATGACAAAAATTTGGAGAATATCCTATAAGTTTGAAAATAGCGTTTATACTAATTATATAATCAGTAAAGTATGTGTATAAAATAAAGTTTTAATATTTTGAAGTAATATTCTTAGGATTTTAATCTAATATAGTAGCACTCACCTTGATGTTATAGGTACAATTGTGCTATAATCTAGGAAAATACATGTTTTTGTAAACATTATGGATGGGAGGAGTTTATTGTGAAAAAATTTTTATCACTTACTGTAGCTATTGTTATGCTTTTTTCAATGAGTATTGTTACATATGCAGAGGGCAGTGTTAGTAATGAAATAGATCCAAATAAAGAGATACAACTAAGCCTTAATGACGCTATAGACTATGCGTTAAAACATAGTCGAGATGTAAAAATACAAGACTTAGAAATGAAAGCAGCACAGCTAAAATATGAACAGAGTAGAAGTGGAGCAAGAGATATTAAAGATCAAATTGAGGAATATAACAATCTACCTGACGATATAAGAGGTGAAATTAGGGAAGAAGTCATACCTATTATAGAAAGTGAGTTAGTAGAGCTAGGAGTTATAGACAGACAAGCTAAGCTAACAAGGCAAATATCAGTATGGAATAAAGAAATAAAGGAAAATGAGATAAAATACAATGTAGAAAAAGCCTACTTTGATTTATTACAAAGTGAAATAGATATGGAAATAGCAAGAGAAGGCTTGGAGTTAGCCAATAAACAATATGAGCAAAGTAAAAAAATGTACGAGTTAGGAAGCATATCGCACCAACAGCTTTTATCAGTAGAACTTGCAGTATCTCAAGCCCAGTCAGGTCTTGATATGGCTATAATGGGATATGAACTGCAAAGGATGAGCTTTAATAATACTTTAGGACTTTCTTTAGGACAAAAGGTAAAATTAACAGACAAGATAGAGTATAAAACACATGAAGATATAGAACTAGAGAAAGCTATAGAAGTTGCCAATGAAAATAGTGCTATGCTTAAAGCTGCTAAGGAAAGCTTCGAGCTTTCTGAGCTTACGCTTAAAGCTGTAAAAGCAAAACATGTTACTCCAAATCAATACAAGTATAGAGAACAGGAAATAGCAGTAGAGCAAGCAGCCAAAAACCTAGATACAACTAAAAATGGGGTGGAGATGGCAGTGAGATCTGCTTACCATAGCTTAATCACAGCAGAGAAACAGATAAAAACTTATGAAAAGGCAGTAGAAAATGCTCAAAAAGCATATGAACTAACTGAATTAAGCTATAGCCTAGGTCAAAACACTTCAAACGATGTGACCAAGGCTAGAATAGACTTAATGGATGCTAAGAAAAGCCTTACTAAACAAATACATGCATACAATCTTGCCTTATTAGATTTTAAATATGCTATAGGTTTAGGAAAAAATACAATAGGCGGTGGGTTTTAGCATTTTAAGGAGTGATTCCCATTAAATCAAGTGAAAATCCTAGGATTTTGCACATAGATGTTCTTAGAATTTTATCGATATATGCAGTTGTGATACTGCATATATCAGCTCCGTTTGCAGCAAATATGAATACTTATGGTGCCAGATGGTGGTGGATAGGCAACCTGGGTGACTCCGCCACCAGATGGTGTGTACCTGTACTTATTCTAATTAGCGGTAGGCTTATGCTTTGTAGTGACAGGGAAGAAAGTATACTCCTATTTCTGAGGAAAAGACTTTCAAAAGTAATATTTCCTTTGATTTTTTGGAGTTTTCTATATTTAATTAATATGCTAAGAAAAAGCGAATTAGGTATCCAGTGGGATATGTCATTACTTAAGTTGTTTCTAACAAATCTTTACACAGGCAATGTACATATTCATCTATGGTATCTTTATATGCTAATTGGACTATATTTGATTACACCTATTATTAAGCCATATGTAAATAATGTAAAAAAGGATAATTTTATTTACTTTATAGTCATATGGTTTATATCTAATGGGGTAATTGTATTTTTAGAAAAGTTTACAGTTTATAATATAGGCATTAATTTAAGCTTTTTCCATTGGAGCCTAGGCTATTATATATTAGGCTTCTTGCTAGAAAGGTACAATCCTTCAGAAAAGCAAAGGAAAATAGCATATATCTTTGGTTTCTTAGGATTTGTAGTAACTGCCTATGGAACGTACTTATTGACTGTGAATAATGTAGGACAGCTTGTGGAGCACTTATATTCATATTTAGCTCCTAATGTTATAGTCATGTCTATATCAGTATACATATTATTTAAGAATATCCATTGGGATAGAGTCATAGATAATATTCCTATACTAAATACCATAATATCAAGCTTCAATAAGACCAGCTTTGGCATATATCTGGTACATTTGCTTGTATTAGATATTATCTATTCTGGCGAATTAGGTATTAGCATAAAAGCTTCATCATTTAACCCCATAATAGGAATTCCATTAGTAAGTATTATTACATTCCTTGTATCTCACCTAGTAGTTCTAATCTTGCAAAAGATACCAATACTAAATAAAGCTGTTCCTAAATAAAATGAGATATAATAATAGAAAACAAATAATATATGGAGTTGATTTTACGAATATGAACAGAAAAGTTTTTGGTTTAAAGAAGGGACAGATTCTAGTAGTCATAGTATGTTTTTTTATGATTACTATGCTTTCAGATAGCGAAGCAATCTCATATGGTGTAGATTTTTATAGAGCTTACAATGAAAATGATATAAAGACTGATGCAAATATAGTAGACACCAAAGAAATTATAAACAAGATTGAATTAGAGCAAGTAGAGCTTGTACCTGAGGTATTAGTTTCTCATGCTGGAGGAAGAGTAAAAGGTAAATCTTATACTAACTCAAAGGAATCTATAGATAAAAGTTATGAAAATGGGTACAGGTTTATTGAACTTGATTTTCAGTGGACTGCTGATGGAAATTTAGCTCTTATCCATGATTGGGATGGATATGTGAATACTGCCTTTGGTGTAGAATCTAAAATGTACAGCACTGAAGAGTTTAAAAGCTTTAATATGATAGAAGGACTTACTCAAATGATCTTGGATGATTTAGCAGAATGGCTTCATGTACACAATGACGTATATATAGTTACTGATATTAAGTATGACAATGTTAAAGCGTTAGGATATATAAAAGATAGGTATCCTGACCTAGTAGCTCAGTTTATTCCACAAATATATAGGATTGAACAGTTTGTACCTGTAAAAGAATTGGGATATAAAAATATTATATTAACTCTGTATGCATCTAACTATTCCGATGACGAGCTAATAGACTTTGTTAAAGCACATAGGGTTTTTGCCATTACTATGCCAATAGCTAGAGCAAAGACAGAACTGCCAAGAAAGCTAAAGGAAGAAAGTGTTTTCGTATATGCACACACAATCAACAGCCAAGAGCTAAGACAGGAACTAGAGCTTTGTGGAGTAGATGGGTTCTATACTGATGATATACTTCCATTAAGCTGGGGAATAGACCAAGTTGAGAAAGCGAGGGAATATAACTTAGTT
This region includes:
- a CDS encoding Spo0E family sporulation regulatory protein-aspartic acid phosphatase, translating into MNGAEGHVEELKEQLNKLSDDINNYDLEKLLNISLELDKVIYEYGREKQRHGFCG
- a CDS encoding copper amine oxidase N-terminal domain-containing protein, which codes for MKALPKKKKAVIVTTVLALTMFLTSVAFAQGTYKNLKAWFGDIKIFVNNQLVQMDVKPFIVDGTTYVPVRAISNIFNKDIKWDGANLRIDITDRPNQNDAYVTYLSQQLIERQNKINELETKVAKLEAELATTKKGSKYTFSQLEDYLNDEHGVYQKISFDIELYGDKDDIEVEIYVDLDDDYSRWNSLTTSKIEGYIEDVVDDILYNFKDADITGFIEDSHEDEVLVEFYLNSKGKLVVEIKEHRYAYDIDELEDYLNRKHDYYGGVYFDITLSGNKDMIRVYVETDDDDLDYLKKYEIEDYLEKLYSEIVYEYSYVDVYGYIKDDYTKYYFDFDSRGNVHMEEN
- a CDS encoding TolC family protein; amino-acid sequence: MKKFLSLTVAIVMLFSMSIVTYAEGSVSNEIDPNKEIQLSLNDAIDYALKHSRDVKIQDLEMKAAQLKYEQSRSGARDIKDQIEEYNNLPDDIRGEIREEVIPIIESELVELGVIDRQAKLTRQISVWNKEIKENEIKYNVEKAYFDLLQSEIDMEIAREGLELANKQYEQSKKMYELGSISHQQLLSVELAVSQAQSGLDMAIMGYELQRMSFNNTLGLSLGQKVKLTDKIEYKTHEDIELEKAIEVANENSAMLKAAKESFELSELTLKAVKAKHVTPNQYKYREQEIAVEQAAKNLDTTKNGVEMAVRSAYHSLITAEKQIKTYEKAVENAQKAYELTELSYSLGQNTSNDVTKARIDLMDAKKSLTKQIHAYNLALLDFKYAIGLGKNTIGGGF
- a CDS encoding acyltransferase family protein is translated as MIPIKSSENPRILHIDVLRILSIYAVVILHISAPFAANMNTYGARWWWIGNLGDSATRWCVPVLILISGRLMLCSDREESILLFLRKRLSKVIFPLIFWSFLYLINMLRKSELGIQWDMSLLKLFLTNLYTGNVHIHLWYLYMLIGLYLITPIIKPYVNNVKKDNFIYFIVIWFISNGVIVFLEKFTVYNIGINLSFFHWSLGYYILGFLLERYNPSEKQRKIAYIFGFLGFVVTAYGTYLLTVNNVGQLVEHLYSYLAPNVIVMSISVYILFKNIHWDRVIDNIPILNTIISSFNKTSFGIYLVHLLVLDIIYSGELGISIKASSFNPIIGIPLVSIITFLVSHLVVLILQKIPILNKAVPK
- a CDS encoding S-layer homology domain-containing protein, which encodes MNRKVFGLKKGQILVVIVCFFMITMLSDSEAISYGVDFYRAYNENDIKTDANIVDTKEIINKIELEQVELVPEVLVSHAGGRVKGKSYTNSKESIDKSYENGYRFIELDFQWTADGNLALIHDWDGYVNTAFGVESKMYSTEEFKSFNMIEGLTQMILDDLAEWLHVHNDVYIVTDIKYDNVKALGYIKDRYPDLVAQFIPQIYRIEQFVPVKELGYKNIILTLYASNYSDDELIDFVKAHRVFAITMPIARAKTELPRKLKEESVFVYAHTINSQELRQELELCGVDGFYTDDILPLSWGIDQVEKAREYNLVTDSIIANLHQYLTREEVCELLVNLYEAMSDNKAELPDFNIFTDTDNPEVLKANALGLVNGVNETQFLPKANITREEMATMIYRTLEKLDESLIEDRSHIYFADVIEISNWALEPISFLSDHNILIGVGSNRVAPKDNVTREQGIILVKRVYEKFKLDLDNHNL